In one window of Thermus aquaticus DNA:
- a CDS encoding FAD-binding protein: MLRPTTPQEVQEAVLTHPRLRLRGAGTKPALSSPQEGEALLDLSGLRGILEYEPEEFVFTALAGTPLREIEAALKAHGQYLPFDPPLLGKGATLGGTVAAGLSGPMRHRYGGVRDFILGVRFVDGEGRLIRGGGKVVKNAAGFPFHRLMVGSLGAFGVMVELSFKVFPRPRATRTLRATMNGLEEALRAVEKLRLLPLDLLALDLVPPATLELRLGGFPESLKARLERLKALLGQEEGLEEVEEVAGEEAHWQAVRDLAFLEGSPIHAKVPAGLARIPFLEGLPLGPRRYLDGGEVLYVGLEEEGLKALKEAGIPHLVLRGAQDPLSPKPQDPFFLGVKGALDPKGRFPLR; this comes from the coding sequence ATGCTTAGGCCCACCACCCCCCAAGAGGTCCAGGAGGCCGTCCTAACCCACCCCCGCCTGAGGCTCAGGGGGGCCGGCACCAAGCCCGCCCTCTCCAGCCCCCAGGAAGGCGAGGCCCTTTTGGACCTCTCCGGCCTCAGGGGGATCCTGGAGTACGAGCCCGAGGAGTTCGTCTTCACCGCCCTGGCGGGGACCCCCTTGCGGGAGATAGAGGCGGCCCTAAAGGCCCACGGCCAGTACCTCCCCTTTGACCCGCCCCTTTTGGGGAAGGGGGCCACCCTGGGGGGCACCGTGGCCGCCGGGCTTTCCGGGCCCATGCGCCACCGCTATGGCGGGGTCCGGGACTTCATCCTGGGGGTGCGGTTCGTGGACGGGGAAGGGAGGCTGATCCGGGGCGGGGGCAAGGTGGTGAAGAACGCCGCCGGCTTCCCCTTCCACCGCCTCATGGTGGGCTCCTTGGGGGCCTTCGGCGTCATGGTGGAGCTTTCCTTCAAGGTCTTCCCCAGGCCCCGGGCCACCCGGACCCTGCGGGCCACCATGAATGGCCTGGAGGAGGCCTTAAGGGCGGTGGAGAAGCTGAGGCTTCTCCCTTTGGACCTCCTAGCCCTGGACCTGGTCCCCCCCGCCACCCTTGAGCTCCGCCTGGGGGGCTTCCCGGAGAGCCTTAAGGCCCGCCTGGAGAGGCTGAAGGCCCTCCTTGGGCAAGAGGAGGGCCTAGAGGAGGTGGAGGAGGTGGCGGGAGAGGAGGCCCACTGGCAGGCGGTGCGGGACCTGGCCTTCCTGGAGGGAAGCCCCATTCACGCCAAGGTGCCCGCGGGGCTTGCCCGGATTCCCTTCCTGGAAGGCCTTCCCTTAGGACCCAGAAGGTACCTGGACGGGGGGGAGGTGCTCTATGTGGGCCTCGAGGAGGAGGGCCTGAAGGCCTTAAAAGAGGCGGGGATCCCTCACCTGGTCCTAAGAGGGGCCCAAGACCCCCTCTCCCCCAAGCCCCAGGACCCCTTCTTCCTGGGGGTGAAGGGAGCTCTAGACCCCAAAGGCCGGTTTCCCCTAAGGTAG
- the glcF gene encoding glycolate oxidase subunit GlcF has translation MQHQIPLEELGPKGQVMAHAVEACVHCGFCLPTCPTYAVLQEEMDSPRGRIFLMKEVLEGSLPLEEALPFLDRCLACQACVTACPSGVPYGELIATFRLWSEDKRHRYPLERAYRLALLRTLPYPGRFRPLAELGVRLKPLLKPLPLPKALKAPIALLPDRLEKEEPYQEVYPAKGERRARVGLLLGCAQRVLRPSINRATIKVLQENGVEVLALKEQVCCGALNLHAGDEEGARALARRNLEAFRDVDYVITNAAGCGSGMKEYPLLFLGQPEEEAARRLAAKVKDLSVILDELGFLPPPPPRRPLKVAYHDACHLAHAQGVREAPRNLLRAAGLEVLEPREWELCCGSAGTYNLFQPDLAEALGRRKAENLKATGADLVATGNIGCLTQIQAYLDLPVLHTAELLALLYEGKEPRA, from the coding sequence ATGCAACACCAGATCCCCCTGGAAGAGCTGGGCCCCAAGGGCCAGGTCATGGCCCACGCCGTGGAGGCCTGCGTGCACTGCGGCTTCTGCCTGCCCACCTGCCCCACCTACGCCGTCCTCCAGGAGGAGATGGACTCCCCCAGGGGGCGGATCTTCCTCATGAAGGAGGTGCTGGAAGGAAGCCTGCCCCTGGAGGAGGCCCTCCCCTTCCTGGACCGCTGCCTGGCCTGCCAGGCCTGCGTCACCGCCTGCCCCAGCGGGGTGCCCTACGGGGAGCTCATCGCCACCTTCCGGCTCTGGAGCGAGGACAAGCGCCACCGCTACCCCCTGGAGAGGGCCTACCGCCTGGCCCTCCTGCGCACCCTCCCGTACCCGGGCCGCTTCCGGCCCCTGGCGGAGCTTGGGGTAAGGCTCAAGCCCCTCCTGAAGCCCCTCCCCCTGCCCAAGGCCCTCAAGGCCCCCATCGCCCTCCTCCCGGACCGCCTGGAGAAGGAGGAGCCCTACCAGGAGGTCTACCCCGCTAAAGGGGAGCGGCGTGCGCGGGTGGGCCTCCTTCTGGGGTGCGCCCAGAGGGTCCTGAGGCCCTCCATCAACCGGGCCACCATAAAGGTGCTCCAGGAGAACGGCGTGGAGGTCCTGGCCCTGAAGGAGCAGGTCTGCTGCGGGGCCCTAAACCTCCACGCCGGGGACGAGGAGGGGGCGAGGGCCTTGGCCAGGCGGAACCTGGAGGCCTTCCGCGACGTGGACTACGTCATCACCAACGCCGCCGGGTGCGGCTCGGGGATGAAGGAGTACCCCCTTCTCTTCCTGGGCCAGCCCGAGGAGGAGGCGGCGAGGCGCCTGGCCGCCAAGGTGAAGGACCTTTCCGTGATCCTGGACGAGCTGGGCTTCCTCCCCCCTCCTCCCCCCAGAAGGCCCCTGAAGGTGGCCTACCACGACGCCTGCCACCTGGCCCACGCCCAGGGGGTGCGGGAGGCCCCGAGAAACCTCCTAAGGGCGGCGGGCCTCGAGGTCCTGGAGCCCAGGGAGTGGGAGCTCTGTTGCGGAAGTGCCGGCACCTACAACCTCTTCCAGCCGGACCTGGCCGAGGCCCTGGGCCGGAGGAAGGCGGAGAACCTAAAGGCCACCGGGGCCGACCTGGTGGCAACCGGCAACATCGGCTGCCTCACCCAGATCCAGGCCTACCTGGACCTCCCCGTCCTCCACACCGCCGAGCTTCTGGCCCTCCTCTACGAGGGGAAGGAACCCCGGGCCTAG
- a CDS encoding CAP domain-containing protein: protein MAKTKVLLPLAALLLAACNNLPGLQPKPFTGTLDLPSPLQTVAPGGQVQVPVRVAFNDSRVASVTLTVRLADPCAKGTSYCPGWDASRYPGVSHPTESYTLTPASPSATLTFQVDSAAPPQGPFKYELVLSGRDASGKVWEEVVPFYLRILRPGETSAMEYWNFWRDYMGYAPVREDPEWSFKAWLHGRYLAMNADRNPFGHDEDLSYPFSSPEGREAGRRGNVGGGYEVVPSSTPADQVPWPVESRLFNGWVALPFHRLGMIFPLTSAGGFGLYRDRVPYSGYSGWDLLRNVSTLPISESNNPNPASGFQLFPVPDKVVPVNPTYYYEWPSPTEPCAHPDQNPDPPYLSHPGLDWTQQPYGLPLSISMFAPGPNDTRVLQARLVRLSDGQELPVCGYGSLQFWNQDAFARDWGKSILKGYSSVFVVPRYPLDPGEAYRAEVRAVFGGTEKTFIWSFRVAPQDDLFPLRLSP from the coding sequence ATGGCAAAGACCAAGGTTCTCCTCCCCCTGGCCGCCCTCCTCCTCGCGGCCTGCAACAACCTCCCCGGCCTTCAGCCCAAGCCCTTCACGGGGACCCTGGACCTCCCTTCCCCCCTCCAGACCGTGGCCCCCGGGGGCCAGGTCCAGGTCCCGGTGCGGGTGGCGTTCAACGACTCCAGGGTGGCCTCCGTGACCCTCACCGTGCGCCTCGCCGACCCCTGCGCCAAGGGGACCTCCTACTGCCCCGGGTGGGACGCGAGCCGCTACCCCGGGGTGAGTCACCCCACGGAGAGCTACACCCTGACCCCCGCTAGCCCCAGCGCCACCCTGACCTTCCAGGTGGACTCGGCCGCTCCGCCCCAGGGCCCCTTTAAGTACGAACTCGTCCTCTCGGGGCGGGACGCCTCGGGGAAAGTGTGGGAGGAGGTGGTGCCCTTCTACCTGAGGATCCTCCGTCCCGGGGAGACCTCCGCCATGGAGTACTGGAACTTCTGGCGGGACTACATGGGCTACGCCCCCGTCCGGGAGGACCCCGAGTGGAGCTTCAAGGCCTGGCTCCACGGACGGTACCTGGCGATGAACGCGGACAGGAACCCCTTCGGCCACGACGAGGACCTGAGCTATCCCTTCTCCAGCCCCGAGGGGCGGGAGGCGGGGCGGAGGGGTAACGTGGGCGGAGGGTACGAGGTGGTCCCCTCCTCCACGCCAGCGGATCAGGTCCCCTGGCCCGTGGAGAGCCGGCTCTTCAACGGGTGGGTCGCCCTTCCCTTCCATCGGCTTGGCATGATTTTCCCCCTCACCTCCGCGGGCGGCTTCGGCCTCTACCGGGACCGGGTGCCCTACTCCGGGTACAGCGGGTGGGACCTCCTCCGGAACGTCAGCACCCTCCCCATCTCGGAGAGCAACAACCCCAACCCCGCTTCGGGCTTCCAGCTCTTCCCCGTCCCCGACAAGGTGGTCCCCGTCAACCCCACCTACTACTACGAGTGGCCTTCTCCCACGGAGCCCTGCGCCCACCCCGACCAGAACCCGGATCCGCCCTACCTGAGCCACCCCGGGCTGGACTGGACCCAGCAGCCTTACGGCCTGCCCCTCTCCATCTCCATGTTCGCCCCGGGTCCCAACGACACCCGGGTCCTCCAGGCCCGGCTCGTCCGCCTCTCCGACGGGCAGGAGCTTCCCGTCTGCGGCTACGGGAGCCTGCAGTTCTGGAACCAGGATGCCTTTGCGAGGGACTGGGGTAAGAGCATCCTCAAGGGCTACTCCTCGGTCTTCGTGGTCCCCCGCTACCCCCTGGACCCAGGCGAGGCCTACCGGGCCGAGGTGCGGGCGGTCTTCGGGGGCACGGAGAAAACCTTCATCTGGAGTTTCCGGGTGGCCCCTCAAGACGACCTCTTCCCCCTCCGCCTTAGCCCCTAG
- a CDS encoding type II toxin-antitoxin system VapB family antitoxin, with amino-acid sequence MPLTIRNREVERLAEEVARLAGETKTEAIRKALEMRLKLLKGKRGFDRVLRFLEEEVWPQIPPELLGKGISKEEEEAILGYGREGY; translated from the coding sequence ATGCCCCTCACCATCCGCAACCGCGAGGTGGAGCGCCTGGCGGAGGAGGTGGCCCGCCTGGCGGGGGAGACCAAGACCGAGGCCATCCGCAAGGCCCTGGAGATGCGCCTCAAGCTGCTGAAGGGCAAGCGGGGCTTTGACCGGGTGCTCCGCTTCCTGGAAGAGGAGGTCTGGCCCCAGATACCCCCGGAGCTTTTGGGAAAGGGCATCTCCAAGGAAGAAGAGGAAGCCATCCTCGGCTACGGCAGGGAGGGGTACTGA
- a CDS encoding type II toxin-antitoxin system VapC family toxin, whose translation MVLDTSALLAILFREEGYEDLLEEIRRAHPRKVAAPTLAEAGIVLGARLGFERVYLLLALLSELQAEVIPFGEAHAREAISAYRRYGRGRHPAGLNFGDCLSYALAKVEGEPLLYKGEDFDRTDLAWKPS comes from the coding sequence ATGGTACTGGACACCTCCGCCCTCCTGGCCATCCTCTTTCGGGAAGAAGGGTACGAGGACCTGCTGGAAGAGATCCGGCGCGCCCATCCCCGCAAGGTGGCCGCGCCCACCCTGGCCGAAGCGGGGATCGTTCTAGGCGCCCGGCTGGGTTTTGAACGGGTATACCTTCTTCTCGCCCTCCTAAGCGAACTCCAGGCCGAGGTCATCCCCTTCGGCGAAGCGCACGCCCGGGAAGCCATTTCCGCTTACCGCCGCTATGGGCGGGGGAGGCACCCCGCCGGCCTCAACTTCGGGGACTGCCTGAGCTACGCCCTGGCCAAGGTAGAGGGGGAGCCCCTCCTCTACAAGGGCGAGGACTTTGACCGGACGGACCTGGCGTGGAAGCCCTCCTAA
- a CDS encoding glycerate kinase type-2 family protein, with protein sequence MEALLKEAFFHALRATDPYRLAQKALPPWRPDLILAVGKGAAPMLKAALDRYGEVPYHLTLPQGQDPLGLRARLARHPVPDGESQKAAEEVLSLLQSLSPRARVLALVSGGGSALWCAPLGVSLEEKGALTEALLKSGASIGEVNAVRKHLSRIKGGRALLASRARVHALLLSDVPGDDPSVIASGPFHPDPSTYGEALAVLDRYGLAFPRAREVLLRGLKGELPETLKPGDPALKRLSWRVVGRNLDLLRSARQFLRERGYRAVILSDRFGGEARDLARFHAELVETIRAHGLSFRKPLFLLSGGEAQVRVKGKGQGGRNLEFLLALYAHLKAPLYALAADSDGLDGPSGAAGALLTPEVWARALDPRPYLQENNSLAFFQEAGTLLTTGPTGTNLNDFRLLFVD encoded by the coding sequence GTGGAAGCCCTCCTAAAGGAAGCCTTCTTTCACGCCCTGAGGGCCACGGACCCCTACCGCCTGGCCCAAAAGGCCCTTCCCCCCTGGCGGCCGGACCTGATCCTGGCGGTGGGCAAGGGCGCGGCCCCCATGCTGAAAGCCGCCTTGGACCGCTACGGGGAGGTCCCCTACCACCTGACCCTGCCCCAGGGCCAAGACCCCCTGGGCCTCAGGGCCCGCCTGGCCCGCCACCCCGTGCCCGACGGGGAAAGCCAGAAGGCGGCCGAGGAGGTCCTCTCCCTCCTCCAAAGCCTTTCTCCCAGGGCCCGGGTCCTGGCCCTGGTCTCCGGGGGCGGAAGCGCCCTCTGGTGCGCCCCTCTGGGGGTCTCCCTCGAGGAGAAGGGGGCCCTGACCGAGGCCCTCCTAAAGAGTGGGGCCAGCATTGGGGAGGTGAACGCCGTCCGCAAGCACCTCTCCCGCATCAAGGGGGGGAGGGCCCTGCTGGCCAGCCGGGCCCGGGTCCACGCCCTCCTCCTCTCCGACGTGCCCGGCGACGACCCCAGCGTCATCGCCTCCGGGCCCTTCCACCCCGACCCCAGCACCTACGGCGAGGCCCTGGCCGTCCTGGACCGCTACGGCCTAGCCTTCCCCAGGGCCCGGGAGGTCCTCCTCCGGGGGCTAAAGGGGGAGTTGCCCGAGACCCTGAAGCCCGGCGACCCCGCCCTGAAGAGGCTTTCCTGGCGGGTGGTGGGGCGGAACCTGGACCTTTTGCGCTCGGCGCGCCAGTTCCTGCGGGAGCGGGGCTACCGGGCGGTCATCCTCTCGGACCGCTTCGGCGGCGAGGCCCGGGACCTGGCCCGCTTCCACGCCGAGCTGGTGGAGACCATCCGCGCCCACGGCCTTTCTTTCCGCAAGCCCCTCTTCCTCCTTTCCGGGGGCGAGGCCCAGGTGCGGGTGAAGGGAAAAGGCCAGGGCGGGCGGAACCTGGAGTTCCTCCTGGCCCTCTACGCCCACCTGAAGGCCCCCCTCTACGCCCTGGCCGCCGACTCGGACGGCCTGGACGGCCCCAGCGGCGCCGCCGGGGCCCTCCTCACCCCGGAGGTGTGGGCGAGGGCCCTGGACCCCAGGCCCTACCTTCAGGAGAACAACAGCCTGGCCTTCTTTCAAGAAGCCGGCACCCTCCTCACCACCGGGCCCACGGGCACCAACCTCAACGACTTCCGCCTCCTTTTCGTAGACTGA
- the hemW gene encoding radical SAM family heme chaperone HemW has protein sequence MPNPASLYVHVPFCPTLCPYCDFHVVRRGGVWVEAYLKRLQEEAKALHQAHPGPLATLYLGGGTPSYLRDRELVALFQSLPWRLQEGAEVTLEANPGTLSPSRLALLKDLGVNRLSLGVQSFQDEVLRFLGRAHGRKGALKAVEMALEAGFRVSIDLILGLPMQDVEKDLKEAARLGVGHVSAYTLQVEKGTPFALLGLQEDREREAWAMERAEEVLGEAGLLRYEVSNFAREGEEARHNLVYWRAGFWLALGPAATGQYPGEGPAYAFRRTGPPLPRWLTGEAPREEAITPLEHAKEALMLGLRLKEGVDVGELEGRTGLSLWPALEARAEALAQEGLLLLSGKRLRPTGKGLALLNAVVLSLWEAL, from the coding sequence ATGCCGAACCCCGCTAGCCTCTACGTCCACGTCCCCTTCTGCCCCACCCTCTGCCCCTACTGCGACTTCCACGTGGTGCGCCGGGGTGGGGTCTGGGTGGAGGCCTACTTGAAGCGCCTGCAGGAAGAAGCGAAAGCCCTCCACCAGGCCCACCCGGGGCCCCTGGCCACCCTTTACCTGGGCGGGGGCACGCCCAGCTACCTGAGGGACCGGGAGCTCGTAGCTCTCTTCCAAAGCCTCCCCTGGCGGCTTCAAGAAGGGGCCGAGGTGACCCTCGAGGCCAACCCGGGAACCCTCTCCCCCTCTAGGCTCGCCCTCCTCAAGGACCTGGGGGTGAACCGCCTCTCCCTGGGGGTCCAGAGCTTCCAAGACGAGGTCCTCCGCTTCCTGGGCCGGGCCCACGGGAGAAAGGGAGCCTTGAAGGCAGTGGAGATGGCCCTGGAGGCCGGTTTTCGGGTGTCTATAGACCTGATCCTGGGCCTCCCCATGCAGGACGTGGAAAAGGACCTGAAGGAGGCGGCCCGCCTGGGCGTGGGCCACGTCTCCGCCTACACCCTCCAGGTGGAAAAGGGGACCCCCTTCGCCCTTTTGGGCCTTCAGGAAGACCGCGAGCGGGAAGCCTGGGCCATGGAGCGGGCGGAGGAGGTCCTGGGCGAGGCGGGGCTTCTGCGCTACGAGGTCTCCAACTTCGCCAGAGAGGGGGAGGAGGCCCGGCACAACCTGGTCTACTGGCGGGCGGGGTTCTGGCTGGCCTTAGGGCCCGCCGCCACCGGGCAGTACCCGGGGGAAGGCCCCGCCTACGCCTTCCGGCGCACGGGCCCTCCCCTCCCCCGCTGGCTTACAGGGGAGGCCCCAAGGGAGGAGGCCATCACCCCCCTGGAGCACGCCAAAGAGGCCCTGATGCTGGGGCTGAGGCTTAAGGAGGGGGTGGACGTGGGGGAGCTGGAAGGGCGCACGGGCCTTTCCCTCTGGCCCGCCCTGGAGGCCAGAGCCGAGGCCCTGGCCCAGGAAGGGCTCCTCCTCCTTTCGGGCAAGCGCCTGAGGCCCACGGGGAAGGGCCTCGCCCTCCTCAACGCCGTGGTGCTTTCCCTTTGGGAAGCCCTTTAA
- a CDS encoding NADH-quinone oxidoreductase subunit 15 yields the protein MSASHERELYEAWVELLGWMREYAREKGVRFEKEADFPDFIYRMERPYDLPTTIMTASLSDALGEPFLLADVSPRHAKLKRIGLRLPRAHIHLHAHYEPGKGLVTGKIPLTKERFFALADRAREALALA from the coding sequence ATGAGCGCGTCCCACGAGCGGGAACTCTACGAGGCCTGGGTGGAGCTTTTGGGCTGGATGCGGGAGTACGCCAGGGAAAAGGGGGTCCGCTTTGAGAAGGAGGCCGACTTCCCCGACTTCATCTACCGCATGGAGCGGCCCTACGACCTCCCCACCACCATCATGACCGCCTCCCTCTCCGATGCCCTAGGGGAGCCCTTCCTCCTGGCCGATGTCTCCCCCCGGCACGCCAAGCTTAAGCGCATCGGCCTCCGCCTGCCCCGGGCCCACATCCACCTCCACGCCCACTACGAGCCCGGCAAGGGCTTGGTCACGGGGAAGATTCCCCTCACCAAGGAGCGCTTCTTCGCCCTGGCGGACCGGGCTCGGGAGGCCCTGGCCCTAGCCTAA